tcctTATGTTGACATTGATTACTGGAAACGACAATCTAAGGTCGTGGCTAGGTTCAATGAGATTATTACCAGGCCACTTTTAGAAGGAGCTGTTGCAACTTTCAAGAAATATTCAGTCAAAGAAGAAGACATTGATGTATGCAAACTGTTTATTTGAGaagctatttttttcaaatttgttttctttttgttagtgAATTTTGATAAGGGTGTggttgttttattatgtttctcATCAGGTTGTATGGGTTCCTGGTAGTTTTGAAATAGGCATTGTTGCAGAAAGGTTAGGCAAGTCAGGAAAATATCATGCAGTGGTGTGTATTGGAGCTGTGGTATGAATGATTTCTCTTCATTACCTTGAAACAAGTTGCTATTTGATGGAAGTATTTTGGTGTTATGAGGGGTGGCTTCCTCCTCATTTTACTTTCCTTGAAGTACTACTTCCAGGCTGGCCTAGtatgtgaattattttttgttgatgatggtAGGTAAGAGGTGACACCACTCACTATGATGCTGTTGCTAATTCAGCAGCATCTGGTGTGCTTTCTGCTGGTTTAAATTCAGGTTGGTGTTTACACTTTTCGCTGGTTTTATTGCGTGGTTTTGAAACTCTGTTGACCAAGGTTCAAAGGGTTTGTCCTTCACTATAGTAATTATCTTGTTATATACAAGTTTCTGTAACACATTATGCCATATAATAAAGTAAATGTCGAAATGCACCATGGGCTCAAAGATGGAAACAGACACAGATGAAGAGTGGTTGAAGTTGTCATTATTGCATCAAATATCACTGTGGTGTGTATAATACTTTTCAAAACTGATAAAACACCATCTCTTCTTTTGTTCTTCACACACCACACACAAGTGTGTACACGGTTGCATACGACCAACTTTAATTCTTCAGGTGTCATTTAGCATCAATATGCTCTGTTTCTGCCTAACTCTTTTATAACTGAAAAATTGCTTTCTCCTTTAATGTAACATAACATGCATGCTTTGTCAACCCTTGAGGAAATGATCTGGCAGGTAGCTGTATACCAGTTTACTGCTGCTCTCTCCAATTCTGTTGAAAGGCTTCACAGTGAAAACTTATAATACTCTCTTGATGAATTTGCAGGGGTTCCATGTATATTTGGTGTTCTGACATGCGAGGACATGGAACAGGTAAACTTGTGAAAGaagcatttgaataaaacaaaagcacGCTTCATAGGTTTTTTTCCGAGAATGTTTCATCTGAAATCGTTTGTTTTGATAAATGCAGGCGATAAATCGAGCTGGTGGCAAATCTGGGAATAAGGGTGCTGAGGCTGCTTTGACAGCTGTAAGTTGATTGTGTTGGATTTACATTATTAATGCTTGGGATAAGTACATGTactgattaattattttctagtatTTAGTTTTCTGTCTTCTTCCATCTTACATgttattaatttcttccttgaTTTTCTTTGGTATATCTTTCTGTTTATCAAATCTTCTTGTGGGATAGGAGGTTGAGAAAAGTATTCATCTAATTTGTTGTCAATGG
This DNA window, taken from Populus alba chromosome 17, ASM523922v2, whole genome shotgun sequence, encodes the following:
- the LOC118056091 gene encoding 6,7-dimethyl-8-ribityllumazine synthase, chloroplastic — protein: MVLLSASTKDLLSNSVHFFHHQNRSFSPLYRKPTQLSFSSSSSIGFGTTSIGFERKERSSIVETAAVRHLEGSVTKTEGFRFALVVARFNEIITRPLLEGAVATFKKYSVKEEDIDVVWVPGSFEIGIVAERLGKSGKYHAVVCIGAVVRGDTTHYDAVANSAASGVLSAGLNSGVPCIFGVLTCEDMEQAINRAGGKSGNKGAEAALTAIEMASLFEHHLK